In Nitrospirota bacterium, a single window of DNA contains:
- a CDS encoding DUF177 domain-containing protein — MKVFISDIPYEGLDLELQQTVESSAVISPVKIQLRVERVGDEVIVRGILSADIRLECSRCLKEFFSIITVPVDVVYHPVEELRGEEKHEIMGEELDLDFYTGEEIDIDALIQEQIVLNLPMKPLCREMCGGICAKCGADLNEGKCACDTRKTDSRFDILKKLLKE, encoded by the coding sequence ATGAAGGTATTTATCTCAGACATTCCTTATGAGGGATTAGATCTTGAGCTGCAGCAAACAGTAGAATCCAGTGCCGTAATCTCACCCGTCAAGATTCAGCTAAGGGTCGAAAGAGTTGGTGATGAGGTTATTGTCAGGGGAATTCTTTCTGCAGACATACGACTGGAATGCAGTAGATGTTTGAAAGAATTTTTTAGTATAATAACAGTTCCGGTTGATGTCGTGTATCATCCCGTGGAAGAGCTCAGGGGTGAAGAAAAGCATGAGATTATGGGAGAAGAACTCGATCTGGATTTTTACACAGGAGAAGAGATTGATATTGACGCGCTTATCCAGGAGCAGATAGTCCTGAATCTCCCGATGAAGCCTCTCTGCAGGGAGATGTGCGGGGGAATATGTGCGAAATGCGGTGCTGACCTCAATGAAGGAAAATGTGCCTGCGATACAAGGAAAACAGATTCAAGGTTTGATATTCTGAAAAAACTATTAAAGGAATGA
- the rpmF gene encoding 50S ribosomal protein L32 has protein sequence MANPTHRHTRSRRDKRRANWKGQLPNLGLCPDCNELKLPFRACPNCGSYSGRKVLTIVEKEI, from the coding sequence TTGGCAAACCCAACACATAGACATACAAGGTCGAGAAGGGACAAGAGGAGAGCTAACTGGAAGGGCCAGTTGCCCAACCTCGGCCTCTGTCCTGACTGCAACGAACTGAAGCTGCCGTTCAGGGCCTGCCCGAACTGCGGTTCATACAGCGGGCGCAAGGTTCTCACAATAGTCGAAAAAGAAATATGA
- the plsX gene encoding phosphate acyltransferase PlsX yields MKIALDAMGGDYAPAVNIEGALDTINNFDDVEVILVGNESILSRELDSRRFPPSRISVKHASQVVGMDESPAAAIRKKRDSSIRRGIELVKHGEADAFVSAGHSGVVMATALLVLRASELVDRPAIATIMPTLKAPFVLIDAGANIHCRPENLLQFALMGSTYCRVILGRAEPKVALISTGEEDTKGNELTKETFKLLKEADINFVGNIDGKDIFTGDVDVIVCDGFTGNVILKTSEGLADALIRMLKREVANLASGRIGYLFMKPALKNFKKKTDYDEYGGAPLLGINGTCIISHGRSTAKAIRNALRVASDFASKKVYEIISSTIAKDLAHHERLKVAKK; encoded by the coding sequence ATGAAGATTGCCCTGGATGCAATGGGGGGTGATTATGCCCCTGCAGTGAATATTGAGGGCGCTCTTGATACAATCAACAATTTCGATGATGTAGAAGTTATCCTCGTAGGTAATGAATCAATTCTCTCAAGGGAACTTGACAGCAGAAGATTCCCTCCCAGCAGAATATCCGTAAAACACGCATCACAGGTCGTCGGAATGGATGAATCTCCTGCTGCTGCGATAAGGAAGAAGCGGGATTCTTCCATACGGAGGGGCATAGAACTCGTCAAGCACGGTGAGGCCGATGCGTTTGTGAGCGCAGGGCATTCCGGTGTGGTTATGGCTACTGCGCTGCTGGTGCTCAGAGCGTCCGAGCTTGTCGACAGGCCCGCGATTGCTACCATCATGCCCACATTGAAGGCGCCTTTTGTGCTTATAGATGCAGGGGCAAATATTCACTGCAGACCTGAGAACCTGCTCCAGTTTGCACTCATGGGAAGCACATACTGCAGGGTTATCCTCGGAAGGGCTGAACCGAAAGTTGCACTTATCAGCACAGGAGAGGAAGACACAAAAGGGAACGAACTGACCAAAGAAACGTTCAAGCTGCTCAAGGAGGCAGATATCAACTTTGTCGGCAATATCGACGGGAAGGATATCTTTACCGGTGACGTTGATGTGATAGTCTGTGACGGGTTTACCGGAAACGTTATCCTCAAGACCAGTGAAGGGCTTGCAGACGCACTCATCAGGATGCTGAAACGAGAAGTTGCCAACCTGGCATCAGGAAGAATAGGGTACCTGTTCATGAAGCCGGCACTGAAGAATTTCAAGAAAAAGACGGATTATGACGAGTACGGGGGGGCTCCCCTTCTTGGCATCAACGGCACCTGTATCATAAGCCACGGGAGGTCCACTGCCAAGGCGATCAGGAACGCCCTGAGGGTCGCTTCGGACTTTGCCTCAAAAAAGGTCTATGAAATCATATCCTCCACCATCGCCAAAGATCTTGCCCACCACGAAAGGCTGAAGGTTGCGAAGAAGTAG
- a CDS encoding beta-ketoacyl-ACP synthase III yields the protein MRRSRIISTGSYLPERVLSNSELEKTVDTSDEWITERTGIRERRIADEGQAASDLAFGASKVAIERAGLTPDDIDLIVVATISGDMAFPSTACFLQHKLSAARAAGFDVNAACSGFVYALHIADSFIRTGVHNYILVVGTEVLSKITDWEDRATCVLFGDGAGAAVLGPTDEDRGVLSTHINSDGSMWELIHVPGGGSRQPASEASVRNKQHYIKMKGNETFKVAVRTLEELVIKTLEENGLEPSQLSLLIPHQANLRIIQATAERLGMPMEKVVMNLERYGNTSAASIPIALDEAVASGRVKEGDYILLEAFGGGLTWASALIKW from the coding sequence TTGCGAAGAAGTAGAATTATTTCGACCGGTTCCTATCTTCCGGAGAGGGTTCTTTCAAATTCCGAACTTGAGAAAACAGTCGATACGTCCGACGAATGGATTACCGAGAGAACGGGAATAAGGGAAAGAAGGATTGCCGATGAAGGGCAGGCGGCGTCAGACCTCGCCTTCGGCGCTTCAAAGGTGGCCATCGAAAGGGCAGGGCTTACGCCCGATGACATTGATCTCATTGTTGTTGCAACCATTTCGGGCGACATGGCATTCCCCTCTACCGCCTGCTTTCTCCAGCATAAGCTCTCTGCAGCAAGAGCTGCGGGGTTTGATGTCAATGCAGCCTGTTCAGGGTTCGTGTATGCCCTTCACATTGCCGACAGTTTCATAAGGACCGGTGTGCACAACTACATCCTTGTTGTCGGGACCGAGGTGCTCTCGAAGATAACGGACTGGGAAGACAGGGCCACATGTGTGCTTTTCGGAGACGGTGCCGGCGCTGCAGTGCTCGGGCCGACCGATGAGGACAGGGGGGTGCTCTCAACGCACATTAATTCCGACGGCAGTATGTGGGAGCTGATTCACGTTCCGGGCGGTGGATCAAGGCAGCCTGCGTCTGAAGCGTCCGTAAGGAACAAGCAGCATTATATCAAAATGAAGGGAAACGAGACGTTCAAGGTTGCGGTGAGAACCCTTGAAGAACTTGTGATAAAGACCCTTGAAGAGAACGGGCTTGAACCGTCGCAGCTTTCCCTGCTTATCCCGCACCAGGCGAACCTGAGGATAATACAGGCAACTGCGGAAAGGCTTGGGATGCCGATGGAAAAGGTTGTCATGAATCTCGAAAGATACGGCAATACATCAGCGGCTTCCATTCCCATCGCTCTCGATGAGGCTGTTGCATCGGGCAGGGTGAAAGAAGGAGATTACATTCTCCTTGAGGCGTTCGGCGGAGGGCTCACCTGGGCTTCTGCATTAATAAAGTGGTAA
- a CDS encoding PAS domain S-box protein: protein MSHKRLLSELSLQYDLDQQKNQLKIYSAQLEELVQERTKELAISEKWHRSIFDNATDGVIVLDKNGIIVNVNQKACEIHGFDRAALVGINVELLKTSGEREKHADRFSRILQGESLIFETEHYKKDGSRVLLEVSSKAITIGDELYIQSFYRDITEKKKIQEQLMHSQKMESVGALAGGIAHNFNNILTAILGYAELLLEFSNLDDTSRQRVRNIESSARKAGVMVSKLLSFARREAHEVLPLSLNDIVNDSAKLFEGVLDKRIGLKINLQNNIPLIEGDPNQIEQVIMNLMVNARDAMPDGGLITIKTDMIDVGSSSRDMPAYIIPGRYIVLTASDTGFGIPQELIGKIFDPFFTTKEKGKGTGLGLATVYGIVKDHRGYVSVQSEVGKGTTFDIFFPVSEKTAPKVLKPLPVSVEGNENILVIDDDRDVLNYIRDILETHGYTVMPEHNPLTAIDTFRSVSDKVPLIITDVMMPLMEGPELVMNLRKIRPGVKIIVVSGYGTDAITRDESVNAFIKKPFEGIELLSTVRRLLDARIRDLPLY, encoded by the coding sequence TTGAGTCACAAGAGACTTTTAAGTGAACTTAGTCTTCAGTATGACTTAGATCAACAAAAAAATCAGCTCAAAATCTATTCAGCCCAACTCGAAGAATTGGTCCAGGAACGGACAAAAGAGCTTGCCATCTCGGAAAAATGGCACAGGTCGATCTTTGACAATGCGACTGACGGCGTTATAGTACTCGACAAGAACGGGATCATCGTCAATGTGAACCAGAAAGCCTGCGAGATACATGGGTTTGACCGTGCAGCGTTAGTCGGGATTAACGTTGAGCTCCTTAAGACAAGCGGGGAGCGGGAAAAGCATGCTGACCGGTTTTCGAGGATCCTTCAGGGCGAATCCCTCATCTTCGAAACAGAGCATTACAAGAAAGACGGAAGCAGGGTTCTCCTTGAAGTCAGTTCAAAAGCCATTACCATTGGCGATGAACTCTATATCCAGTCATTCTACAGGGATATCACTGAAAAGAAGAAAATACAGGAACAGCTCATGCATTCCCAGAAGATGGAGTCCGTCGGGGCGCTCGCCGGGGGGATCGCCCACAATTTCAACAATATCCTGACCGCGATACTCGGATATGCCGAGCTGCTGCTGGAGTTCAGCAATCTTGATGACACTTCGAGACAGAGGGTGAGAAATATCGAAAGTTCGGCGCGCAAGGCCGGGGTAATGGTATCAAAACTCCTCAGCTTTGCACGCAGAGAAGCGCACGAGGTGCTGCCGCTGAGCCTGAACGACATTGTCAACGACTCTGCGAAGTTGTTCGAAGGGGTACTGGATAAGAGAATTGGCCTGAAGATAAATCTGCAGAACAATATCCCCCTGATTGAGGGCGACCCAAACCAGATCGAACAGGTGATCATGAACCTCATGGTCAATGCGCGCGACGCGATGCCGGACGGGGGCCTCATCACCATAAAAACTGACATGATCGACGTCGGCAGCAGCTCCAGGGACATGCCCGCATACATCATTCCGGGCAGATATATCGTTCTGACCGCCTCCGATACGGGATTCGGCATTCCCCAGGAACTTATCGGAAAGATATTTGACCCGTTTTTCACGACCAAGGAAAAAGGAAAGGGAACAGGCCTTGGCCTCGCAACGGTTTACGGGATAGTCAAAGACCACAGGGGATATGTCTCTGTTCAGAGCGAAGTGGGCAAAGGCACCACGTTTGACATCTTTTTCCCTGTTTCCGAAAAGACTGCTCCGAAGGTGCTTAAGCCGCTTCCTGTCTCAGTGGAAGGCAATGAGAATATCCTTGTGATCGATGATGACAGGGATGTGCTGAATTATATCAGGGATATCCTCGAAACACACGGTTATACGGTCATGCCTGAACACAATCCCCTTACGGCGATCGACACGTTCAGGAGTGTTTCAGACAAAGTCCCGCTGATAATCACCGACGTCATGATGCCGCTCATGGAAGGGCCGGAACTGGTCATGAATCTCAGGAAAATCAGGCCCGGAGTCAAGATCATCGTTGTGTCCGGCTACGGCACCGACGCCATAACCAGGGATGAGTCAGTGAACGCTTTCATAAAAAAACCGTTTGAGGGGATTGAACTGCTTTCAACAGTAAGACGGCTTCTTGATGCAAGAATCAGGGACTTACCACTTTATTAA
- a CDS encoding NAD(P)/FAD-dependent oxidoreductase — MPDKIDSYDAIIIGAGLGGLVCGCYLAKAGMKVLIAEQHHKPGGYCTSFKRGRYTFDAAAHSFGSYRHGGNMRLIIEGLGLENTLQIKRYVPSDIIITPDHKITFWPDLDKTIDQIQYTFPHEAANIRKFIQHLTSFNPINFAAFRKQTFKELLDQYFQDEHLKAMIALPSFGNGALPPSMISAFTGTKIFTEFILDGGYYPEGGMQVLSDTLAEKFKSFGGELLLSSLVKKIRAKDNRVTGVMLENYGFVASDYVISACDAMQTFFKLLGKKTVNKDVLQIIDGMIPSLSTFILYLGIDKVFDSLPNPGTNVWYLPYYDLDKIYMYAKKGDLEAVGGYMVRLSPDNKTILAFVNAPFKNRAYWKNNKSKSLESFIERIEKHIIPHLSSHIIYKDAATPYTLYRYTLNYKGAAYGWASLPSQLFTPELRQSTSIKRLYLCGHWTTQTQGIPGAAYLGMDTARLILKKVKKSGS, encoded by the coding sequence ATGCCTGATAAAATCGATTCATATGACGCTATTATTATAGGGGCAGGACTCGGTGGCCTTGTCTGCGGCTGCTATCTTGCAAAAGCCGGGATGAAGGTACTTATCGCAGAGCAGCATCACAAACCAGGCGGCTATTGTACTTCCTTCAAAAGAGGAAGATATACCTTTGACGCTGCTGCACATTCTTTTGGTAGTTACAGACATGGTGGAAACATGAGGCTAATCATTGAAGGACTCGGGTTAGAAAATACTCTACAGATAAAACGATATGTTCCTTCCGATATTATCATTACCCCTGACCACAAAATTACCTTTTGGCCTGATTTAGACAAGACTATTGATCAAATTCAATACACTTTCCCTCACGAAGCTGCCAATATTCGCAAATTCATCCAGCACCTTACCTCCTTTAATCCTATAAATTTTGCAGCATTTAGGAAACAAACATTTAAGGAACTCCTTGACCAATATTTTCAGGATGAACACTTAAAAGCCATGATCGCGTTACCCTCTTTCGGTAATGGGGCATTACCACCTTCGATGATCTCTGCCTTCACAGGTACCAAGATTTTTACTGAATTTATTCTTGACGGTGGGTATTATCCCGAGGGAGGAATGCAGGTGCTGTCAGATACCCTGGCGGAGAAGTTTAAATCATTTGGTGGGGAGCTATTATTATCAAGCCTGGTGAAGAAAATCAGAGCAAAAGATAATCGCGTTACCGGCGTAATGCTGGAAAACTACGGTTTTGTCGCTTCTGATTATGTCATTTCTGCATGCGATGCAATGCAGACTTTTTTCAAGCTTTTAGGCAAAAAAACTGTAAACAAAGATGTATTACAAATAATTGATGGTATGATTCCTTCGTTGTCGACCTTTATTTTATACCTGGGTATTGATAAAGTCTTTGATTCGTTGCCAAACCCAGGCACCAACGTATGGTATTTGCCTTATTATGATTTAGACAAAATATATATGTATGCAAAAAAGGGAGACCTGGAAGCTGTCGGTGGATATATGGTACGTTTATCACCTGACAATAAGACTATTTTAGCATTTGTAAATGCCCCTTTTAAAAACAGAGCGTACTGGAAAAATAATAAATCTAAATCATTAGAATCCTTCATAGAGCGAATAGAAAAACACATAATTCCTCATTTATCTTCACATATCATCTATAAAGACGCCGCGACGCCTTATACCCTTTATAGATATACTCTCAATTACAAGGGAGCAGCCTACGGTTGGGCCAGTTTACCTTCACAATTATTTACTCCTGAATTGAGACAGTCTACCTCAATTAAAAGGCTCTATTTATGCGGACACTGGACGACACAAACACAAGGGATACCGGGCGCGGCATATTTGGGAATGGACACCGCTAGGTTAATTCTAAAAAAAGTAAAAAAATCGGGTTCTTGA
- a CDS encoding acyl carrier protein: MVENVEQEIISIISDVSGTDTEDITADMNLANDLEIDSIKAIEIVVAIEKKYKISVRDEDIPSITTPRQVIDLTIMLLKQKTDGS; this comes from the coding sequence ATGGTAGAAAATGTAGAGCAAGAAATCATATCTATTATCTCTGATGTTTCAGGAACGGATACGGAAGACATTACCGCAGATATGAATTTGGCAAATGATTTGGAGATCGATTCAATCAAGGCAATTGAGATTGTTGTTGCTATCGAAAAAAAATATAAGATTTCTGTGCGAGATGAAGACATCCCTAGCATTACCACTCCTAGACAGGTAATAGATTTGACCATAATGTTGCTTAAACAAAAAACAGATGGAAGTTAG
- a CDS encoding beta-ketoacyl-[acyl-carrier-protein] synthase family protein — MNKRVVITGLGVISSIGIGWEDFWESLLNGKSGISPVSSFDTSNHFTHNGGEVKLFDPLNFLPVEDLIFHSRASQLAIAASLLAIQDSRLPQHEIPLARFGTCIGITSGSIQVIEHINDKVIRNEDIEQNLICQLPVHSTPAAIAKHLHLGSGNYIFSTACAAGNYAIGYGFDLISLNRLDMVLAGASDPFSRISFTGFNQFSAVAPEKCQPFDKNRKGMMVAEGAGILVLEALEHALERNATIYAEILGYGLSCDASHMTQPSVEGVAMCMTKALQNAGIQKEDVDYISAHGTGTPANDKTECAAIKEVFGDRYLHIPVSSIKSMLGHTMGAASSLEAIACALAVKNNIIPPTINFETADPECDIDCVPNDSRECEVNFALNNSYAFGGNNACLVLKKFI, encoded by the coding sequence ATGAATAAGAGAGTAGTCATAACTGGATTAGGAGTTATTTCCTCCATCGGCATCGGTTGGGAAGACTTCTGGGAGAGCCTTCTGAACGGAAAATCCGGGATCAGTCCCGTGTCATCTTTTGATACATCGAATCATTTTACTCACAATGGTGGAGAAGTAAAGTTGTTTGACCCCTTAAATTTTTTACCTGTCGAAGACCTGATTTTTCATAGTCGCGCGTCTCAGCTGGCAATTGCAGCATCATTGCTTGCCATACAGGATTCCCGCTTGCCCCAGCATGAAATACCTCTTGCAAGATTTGGAACTTGCATTGGCATAACTTCAGGATCTATACAGGTCATTGAGCATATTAATGACAAGGTAATCAGAAATGAAGATATAGAACAGAACCTGATTTGTCAGCTTCCAGTGCATTCTACGCCGGCAGCAATAGCAAAGCATTTGCATCTTGGCAGTGGAAATTACATATTTTCGACTGCTTGTGCAGCTGGTAATTATGCAATAGGTTACGGTTTCGACTTAATATCTTTAAATAGGTTGGATATGGTCCTCGCAGGTGCCTCAGACCCATTTTCAAGAATATCTTTCACCGGTTTTAATCAATTTTCGGCTGTCGCACCAGAAAAATGTCAGCCTTTTGACAAAAACCGCAAAGGCATGATGGTTGCAGAAGGCGCAGGAATACTCGTATTGGAAGCGTTAGAACACGCTTTGGAAAGGAATGCAACAATTTATGCGGAGATATTGGGTTATGGGCTTAGCTGTGATGCCAGTCATATGACTCAACCATCGGTTGAAGGAGTCGCTATGTGCATGACAAAAGCCTTACAGAATGCAGGAATTCAAAAAGAGGATGTAGACTACATCAGTGCACATGGCACGGGAACTCCAGCAAATGACAAAACCGAATGCGCTGCCATCAAAGAAGTGTTTGGTGACAGGTATCTGCACATTCCTGTGAGTTCAATCAAGTCTATGCTCGGACACACAATGGGTGCTGCCTCATCACTTGAGGCAATTGCCTGTGCTCTCGCTGTGAAGAATAATATCATACCACCGACAATTAATTTTGAGACTGCTGATCCTGAATGTGATATTGATTGCGTTCCAAATGACTCTAGAGAGTGTGAAGTCAATTTTGCACTCAATAATTCTTATGCCTTCGGTGGCAATAATGCCTGCCTGGTTTTGAAAAAATTCATCTAA
- the fabZ gene encoding 3-hydroxyacyl-ACP dehydratase FabZ produces MTLDFEEIKKFIPQRFPFIMIDKVIEFTPGKEVTAVKNISGNDIFFLGHFPEKAIMPGVAIIEAMAQAAIVLFSADQNNGMKKALYFLGSVKARFLHPVFPGDQLIIKAVNTKSLPNGAYVSATAFVHESKVSEAELVFSVKNE; encoded by the coding sequence ATGACTCTTGATTTTGAGGAAATAAAGAAATTTATACCACAACGTTTTCCTTTCATCATGATCGATAAGGTCATCGAATTTACACCGGGGAAAGAAGTCACTGCGGTAAAGAATATTTCGGGTAACGACATCTTTTTCCTGGGACATTTTCCTGAAAAGGCAATCATGCCTGGAGTCGCAATAATAGAAGCTATGGCTCAGGCTGCAATAGTGCTTTTTTCTGCCGATCAAAATAACGGAATGAAGAAGGCACTTTATTTTTTAGGTTCGGTGAAAGCTCGTTTTTTGCATCCCGTTTTTCCCGGTGATCAGCTAATAATTAAAGCAGTTAATACTAAATCCCTGCCAAATGGTGCATACGTGTCAGCAACAGCATTTGTTCATGAAAGCAAAGTCTCAGAGGCTGAGCTTGTGTTTAGTGTAAAAAATGAATAA
- a CDS encoding beta-ketoacyl-[acyl-carrier-protein] synthase family protein, with product MIPRRNIVITGIGVISPIGTGKDRYWEGLFEGRTGFRKIGLFDTSSFSVHTAGEISDFDPESLLGKKGLRTLDRSTKLLMSAAQLAIDDAKLQITEQNTYITGVSIGTTFGSLHSISQFDRDSLIEGPKYVNPSHFPNTVINSPASQVSIRFQIKGFNTTISTGFCAGIDAVTYASDFIRLNRADVVLAGAVEELCEETFFGFHKLGYLSGMDGSEPICCPFDARRNGIILSEGAAVLVLEDEHHALRRGAAIVAKVLGYGNAFDPDADKKFNSSGTGLTNAIVLALKDASMAPEAVDCIFSGANSTRGLDRMETEVIKAVFGKDAYTIPVSAVKSMVGETFSASGTLSISAAVGTVIKGIIPPTVNHKENDQECNLDYVLNGARKQPVNAALIISSDPYGHNSAIIIGKH from the coding sequence ATGATTCCCAGGAGAAATATTGTCATAACCGGGATCGGGGTTATATCTCCTATCGGCACAGGCAAAGATCGCTACTGGGAAGGACTGTTTGAGGGCCGAACAGGATTTAGAAAGATCGGCCTTTTTGACACTTCCTCATTTAGTGTTCACACCGCCGGTGAAATCAGCGATTTCGATCCTGAATCGCTGTTAGGGAAAAAGGGGCTCCGCACGCTCGACAGAAGCACAAAGCTATTAATGTCTGCTGCGCAACTGGCTATTGATGATGCAAAACTTCAGATTACTGAGCAAAACACCTATATCACAGGTGTTTCTATTGGAACTACATTCGGAAGTCTCCATAGCATTTCACAATTCGATCGTGACAGCCTGATAGAAGGTCCAAAATATGTCAATCCATCACATTTCCCTAATACCGTAATCAATTCTCCCGCAAGTCAGGTCTCTATCCGGTTTCAAATTAAGGGGTTCAACACCACCATATCAACAGGTTTTTGCGCAGGAATCGATGCTGTGACATATGCTTCCGACTTCATCCGTTTAAACAGGGCAGATGTTGTTCTTGCAGGTGCAGTCGAAGAACTGTGTGAAGAGACCTTTTTTGGCTTCCATAAACTCGGGTATTTGTCTGGCATGGATGGTTCTGAGCCCATATGCTGCCCCTTTGATGCACGGAGAAACGGCATCATCCTCTCGGAGGGGGCAGCAGTCCTTGTCCTTGAAGATGAGCATCATGCATTACGCAGAGGCGCGGCTATCGTGGCAAAGGTGCTCGGATATGGGAATGCCTTTGATCCCGATGCAGACAAAAAATTCAATAGCTCCGGAACAGGTCTCACAAATGCTATTGTCCTTGCCCTGAAAGATGCATCAATGGCACCTGAGGCAGTAGACTGCATATTTTCAGGTGCCAACTCGACCAGAGGACTTGACAGGATGGAAACCGAGGTTATTAAGGCTGTCTTTGGAAAAGATGCCTATACCATTCCGGTCAGTGCGGTGAAATCAATGGTCGGAGAAACATTTTCCGCCTCTGGCACCCTGTCTATTTCAGCCGCTGTTGGTACTGTCATAAAGGGGATTATCCCGCCTACAGTAAATCATAAAGAAAATGACCAAGAATGCAATCTCGATTATGTCCTAAATGGTGCGAGGAAACAACCTGTTAATGCAGCCCTGATTATCTCTTCCGATCCTTACGGACATAATTCAGCAATCATTATTGGAAAACACTAA
- a CDS encoding slipin family protein yields the protein MPTLAPSFMSFLLIAFFVLYFLSSAIKILKEYERGVVFRLGRIIPVKGPGLVIIWPIIDKLVKVSLRIVTMDVPSQDIITQDNITVKVNAVVYFRVMDPIKAITEVEDFYFATSQIAQTTLRSILGQSQLDDLLTKREDLNTELQKVIDFQTEPWGIKVTAVEVKNVDLPEEMQRAIAKQAEAERERRAKVIHAEGEYQASQKLADAAKIISTESGALQLRFLQTLTEIATEKNSTIIFPVPVDLLKPFYDKMTQK from the coding sequence ATGCCGACTTTAGCACCTTCATTCATGAGTTTTCTCCTGATAGCATTTTTCGTCCTGTATTTTCTTTCAAGTGCGATAAAAATCCTGAAGGAATATGAGCGTGGTGTCGTATTCAGGCTTGGAAGGATTATCCCGGTGAAAGGTCCCGGCCTGGTAATCATCTGGCCGATCATTGACAAGCTGGTAAAAGTCAGCCTCAGAATCGTTACCATGGATGTTCCGTCACAGGACATCATTACGCAGGACAATATCACCGTGAAGGTAAACGCAGTGGTGTATTTCAGGGTTATGGACCCGATTAAGGCGATCACGGAGGTTGAGGATTTTTATTTTGCCACCTCGCAGATTGCCCAAACAACGCTCAGGAGCATCCTTGGGCAGAGTCAGCTTGACGATCTCCTCACGAAAAGGGAAGACCTGAACACGGAGTTGCAGAAGGTTATCGACTTCCAGACAGAACCATGGGGCATTAAGGTCACAGCGGTCGAGGTCAAGAATGTCGATCTGCCTGAAGAGATGCAGCGGGCTATCGCAAAGCAGGCAGAAGCTGAACGTGAAAGAAGGGCGAAAGTCATCCATGCAGAGGGAGAGTATCAGGCATCCCAGAAGCTTGCAGATGCGGCAAAGATTATATCGACAGAAAGCGGAGCATTGCAGCTCAGGTTCCTTCAGACTCTCACGGAAATCGCTACAGAAAAAAATTCAACAATAATATTCCCGGTTCCCGTAGACCTGCTCAAGCCGTTTTATGACAAGATGACACAGAAATAA